The Pseudoxanthomonas suwonensis sequence AGCCCGGCCAGCACCAGCTGGTCGTCGTCGAAGGTGGTCAGGATGATGGTCGGCGGCAGCTGGTCCAGGCGCGAGAGCACCTGCAGCGCCTCCAGCCCGGACATGGCCGGCATGCGCATGTCCATCAGCACCACGTCCGGCTTGACCTGCGGGATCAGCTCGACCGCCTGGCGACCGTCGCCGGCCTCGGCGATCACTTCGATGCCGCCATCCAGCGCCAGCAGGGAACGGATGCCCTGGCGGACCAGGGTCTGGTCGTCGACCAGGCAGACTCGGATCATGGAAGCGCTCCTTCGATGGCCGGCATCGCCGGGGTGGAGACGGGGATGGACAGGCGCAGCCGGAACCCGGCGCCGCGCCGGGTCTGGATGTCGAGGGTACCGCCGCACTGCTGGAGCCGTTCGCGCATGCCGCGCAGGCCGTTGCCGGGGACCAGGCCGTCGGCGCCCTGGCCGTCGTCCTCGGCTTCCAGCACCAGCCCGCCGGATTCGCGCCAGACCCGGATCCGCAGGCGCCGCGCGCCGGCATGGCGGACCGCGTTGGTGATGATTTCCTGGGTGCAGCGCAGCATCACGTGGGCGCGCTCGGGGTCGTCGATGGCCAGCGGCGATTCGACCTCCAGCGCGATGTCCAGGGACGGCACGTGGTCGGCCAGCGGCCGCAGCGCCGCGGCCAGGTCGATCCCGCCGCTGGCGTCGCGCAGCTGGCTGACCGCCTCGCGCACGTCGGTCAGCAGCAGCCGGGCCAGGGTGTTGGCCTGGCGCACGTGTTCCTGGGCGCGGCCCTGGGTCATGTGGCTGGCCACTTCCAGGTTCAGGCTCAGCGCGGTCAGGTGGTGGCCGAGCAGGTCATGCAGCTCGCGCGAGATGCGGGTGCGCTCGTTGACCCGGGCGCTCTCGGCCAGCAGCGCGCGGGTCGCGCGCAATTCGGCGTTGAGCCGGCGCTGCTCGTCGCGGGCCTGGGCCTGCTGCCGGGCGACCAGGCTGGTCACGTAGATGAACATCGAGAAGCCGGCATACAGCAGCGACTGCATCAATGCCTCGAACAGCGGCATCCGGAACACGTTGTAGTAGATCGGCAGCACCGCCAGCTGGCTCATCAGCAGCAGGACCATGCCCGAGCCGGCCGGCAGCAGCCAGGGGATCACGCCGGCCGCGACCATCAGCAGGATGCTGCCCAGGCCCGAGCCGTTGAAGTAGCTCACCGCCAGCGCGAACACCGTCAGCACCAGCAGCAGCACCCGGTCCAGCCAGTTGCCGGCGGCATGGCCCAGGCCCCGGGTCAGCCACCAGTAGCAGGCGCCGAAGCCCAGGTAGCAGGCGAACAGCCAGACCGCGCGCGCGCCGAGGCTGGCCAGTTCCTCGCCGCCGTCGGCCGGCACGTACTGCGAATAGACCAGCGGCACGCCGACCATGGCCCAGGTGAACAGGCCGGCGTAGCGCAGCAGGCGGGTATGGCTGAGGCGTCCGAACATAACGGCATCTTACGGTGCGGGCCGGCATACGTCGGCGGACGGAAGTCATGCCCGGCTCGCCCGGGCCCGACCCCCGTGCGATAATCCCGCCCGGCCGCGCCACCGGCCCCCACACAGCACCACCGCCCCACACGGAGTCGGCTTTACCCCCATGTCCATCGTCATCCGCGACGTGCGCGAACACGAGCTGGATTCGGTCCTGGCGCTCAACAACAACGCCGGCTCGGCGATCCTGCCGCTCGACTCGGCCCGGCTCCGCGACTTCTACGAGAACGCCGAGTACTTCCGCGTGGCCGAACGCGACGGCAACCTGGCCGGGTTCCTGGTCGGCTTCGGCAGCGACGCCGACCACGACAGCAGCAACTTCGCCTGGTTCAAGGCGCGCTACCCGAATTTCTTCTACATCGACCGGATCGTGGTCGCCAGCCGCCGCCGCGGCGGCGGCGTGGGCCGCGCGTTCTACGCCGACGTGCAGAGCTACGCCGAGCTGCGCTACCCGCAGCTGTGCTGCGAGGTGTTCCTCGACCACGGCGCCGACCCGGCACTGCTGTTCCACGGCAGCTTCGGCTTCCACGAGGCCGGCCAGAACGTGATGGCGAACGTGGACGTGCGCGCCAGCATGATGACCAAGGAGCTGTGCAGCTATCCCTGGGTCCACGCGACCTACGGCGACGACCTGCCCGACCTGCCCTGGGTCGGCCGCCCCCGCCAGAGCCAGCCGCGCGACAGCCGTGCGACGGGTACCTGACGTGGCGCTGGCGGCCAACGACTACGAACAGGCAGGCGAACTGAAGATCGGCCAGGTCGGCATCGCCAACCTGCGCGTGCGCACCCTCGATGTCGCCCAGCTGGTACGTGAGATGCGCGAGCGGGTGGAGCGCGCGCCCAAGCTGTTCGGCCGCGCCGCGGTGATCGTCGACTTCGGCGGCCTGGCCCAGACCCCGGACGAGGCCACTGCCCGCGCCCTGATCGACGGGCTGCGCGAGGCCGGCGTGCTGCCGGTGGCGCTGGCCTACGGCACCCGCGACAACGACGCCCTGGCCGAGCGCCTGGCCCTGCCGGTGCTGGCCAAGTTCCGCGCCCAATACGAGCATGCCGAGCACGCCGACGCGGCGCCCGCGCGTACCGCTCCGCCCCCGCCGCCGCGCGAACCGGCGCCCGCGTCCCGCGCCGCGGCCAAGCCCGCCGCCGCGGACAAGCCGCGCGCGCCCGGCCGCGTCCAGAAGACCCCGGTCCGCTCCGGCCAGCAGCTGTACGCCGAGGGCTGCGACCTGACCGTGCTGTCCACGGTCGGCGCCGGCGCCGAGGTGATCGCCGACGGCTCGATCCACATCTACGGCACCCTGCGCGGCCGCGCCCTGGCCGGCGCCCAGGGCAATGCCGAGGCGCGGATCTTCTGCCGCGAGTTCCACGCCGAACTGGTGGCCATTGCCGGCCACTACAAGGTGCTGGACGATATCCCCGAGAAGCTGCGCGGCAAGGCCGTGCAGATCTGGCTGGAAAACGACCAGCTCAAGCTGGCCGCACTCGAATGACCCGGCGCGCGCCGGCGGCCCTCCGCCTGGCGCACGCCCCACCCGCACGCAGCATCCAGGAGACATCCATTGGCTGAAATCATCGTAGTCACTTCCGGCAAGGGCGGCGTCGGCAAGACCACCTCCAGCGCCAGCATCGCGATCGGCCTGGCCAAGCGCGGCCACAAGACCGCGGTGATCGACTTCGACGTCGGCCTGCGCAACCTGGACCTGATCATGGGCTGCGAGCGCCGCGTGGTGTACGACTTCGTCAACGTCGTCCACGGCGAGGCCACGCTCAAGCAGGCCCTGATCAAGGACAAGCGCTTCGACAACCTCTACGTGCTGGCCGCCTCGCAGACCCGCGACAAGGACGCGCTGACCAAGGAAGGCGTGGAGAAGGTGCTCAAGGACCTGGCTGCCGACGGCTTCGACTACATCGTCTGCGACTCGCCGGCCGGCATCGAGAAGGGCGCGTTCCTGGCCATGTACTTCGCCGACAAGGCGGTGGTGGTGGTCAACCCGGAAGTGTCCTCGGTGCGCGACTCCGACCGCATCATCGGCCTGCTCGATTCCAAGACGCGCAAGGCCGAGGCCGGCGAAGCGGTGCCCTCGCACCTGCTGCTGACCCGCTACAGCCCGGCGCGGGTGGCCAGCGGCGAGATGCTCAGCATCGCCGACGTCGAGGAGGTGCTGGGCCTGAAGGCGCTGGGTGTCATCCCCGAGTCCTCCGACGTGCTCAACGCCTCCAACAAGGGCGAGCCGGTGATCCTGGAATCCGAGTCCGAGGCCGGCCAGGCCTACGATGACGCGGTGGGCCGCCTGCTCGGCGAGGAGCGGCCGCTGCGCTTCACCACCCTGGAGAAGAAAGGCTTCTTCAGCAAGTTGTTCGGAGGTTGAGCATGGGACTGTTCGACTTCCTCAAGGCCAAGAAGAACACCGCCGAGACGGCCAAGAACCGGCTCCAGATCATCATCGCCCAGGAGCGCAGCAGCCGCGGCGCGCCGGACTACCTGCCGCTGCTGCGGCGGGAGCTGCTGGAGGTGATCAAGAAGTACGTCAACGTCGACGCCGAAGCGGTCAAGGTCGACGTGATCAAGGACGGCGACCACGACGTGCTCGACATCTCGGTGGCGCTGCCGGAAGGACCGGGCTGAGCCCGGCCACGGCGACGCAACGCCTTTGTAGGAGCCGGGTTCAGCCGGCGACACGACGCCGTCGGCACAGGCGACGCCCTGGTGATCCCGACGCCCGTGTCGCCCACTGAAGTGGGCTCCTACAGGAAGGCGGCCGGCGAATCCGTCACCCGCAATCCGCCGCCATGGACTCCCCAGCCACCGACATCCTGTGCCTGCGCGACATCGCGCTGGCGGACGCCGCCGCCCTGCTCGCCGGCCACGGCCTGGCGCTGGAGCAGGTCGCCGACGACGCGCCGATCCCCGGCAGCTACTGGGGCGAGCCGGAAGCCGGGATCATCGGCACCACCGTTTACGTGCGCGGCGACACGCCGGTGCATTCGATGCTGCACGAGGCCTGCCACCTGATCGTGCTGCCGCCCGAGCGCCGCGCCGCGGTCCACACCGACGCCACCGACTCGGTCGCCGAGGAGGACGCCACCTGCTACCTGCAGATCGTCCTGGCCGCCGCCCTGCCCGGCGTCGGCAGCGCGCGGCTGATGGCCGACATGGATGCGTGGGGGTACACCTACCGGCTGGGGTCGACCAGGGCGTGGTTCGAGCGCGATGCCGATGATGCGCGCCAGTGGCTGGCGGAGCGCGGGCTGGTGCCAGCCTGAGCGTCGTCTGGCGGCACTTCCGCAGCGCGTGACGACGCGCGCGGTTTTTTGTAGGAGCGGGCATGACCGCGACCCGGGCGTCTGGACCACGGGGGCGTCGCCTGTGCCGACGGCGTCGCGTCGCGGTCATGCCCGCTCCTACAAAGGGCGCTTCGGGATGTGGCAAGCGCGTGGCGACGCGCCATACCCCGCCAACGCCCTTGTTTTCGCCGGGGCGCGCCACTAGCCTGCCGGCACCGCAATCCCACCGGGGAACCGACGTGAAGCACCGCCACCTGCTGTTGCCGCTCGCCATTGCCGCCGGCGTTCTGTCGCTGTCTGCCTGCAAGAAGGAAGCCTCGCCCGAAGCGGCGCCGGCTGCCGCGCAGTCCGGCGAGACCGCCGACGAGTTCGTCGCCCGGATCAATGCCGAGTACAAGGCGGCCTTGCCCGAGATCAGTTCGGCGCAGTGGTTGTCGCAGACCTACATCAACGAAGACAGCCAGCGGATAGCAGCCAAGGCCAACGAGCGCGCGCTCACCCAGCTCAATGTCTGGATCGAGGAGGCGCGGAAGTTCGAAGGCCAGCCGATGTCGGAAGACAGCCAGCGCACCCTGGCGCTGCTGAAGCTGATGAGCGCGATGCCGGCGCCCAAGGACCCGGCCAGGCTGGCAGAGCTGACCACCATCGCGGCGAAGATGGAGGGCGCCTATGGCGCCGGCACCTACTGCACCGGCGAGGGGGCGGCGAGGAAGTGCCGCCAGTTGGGCGAACTGGAGGATGTGCTGCGTTCCAGCCGCGACTACGACGCCCAGATCGACGCCTGGCAGGGCTGGCACTCCACCGCCGCGCCGATGCGCCAGGACTACGCGCGCTTCGTCGAGCTGGTCAACGAAGGCGCCAGGGAACAGGGCTACGCCGACGCCGGTGCGATGTGGCGCAGCGGCTACGACATGGCGCCCGACGCGTTCGCCGCCGAAACCGACCGCCTTTGGGACCAGGTCCGCCCGCTGTACGAGCAGCTGCACTGCTTCGCCCGCGACCGCCTGCAGCAGACCTACGGCGTGGAGAAGGGCCAGGTCGCAGGCGGCCTGCTGCCGGCGCACCTGACCGGCAACATGTGGCAGCAGGACTGGGGCAACCTGTGGGACATCCTGCAGCCTTACCCGGGCG is a genomic window containing:
- the minE gene encoding cell division topological specificity factor MinE, encoding MGLFDFLKAKKNTAETAKNRLQIIIAQERSSRGAPDYLPLLRRELLEVIKKYVNVDAEAVKVDVIKDGDHDVLDISVALPEGPG
- the minD gene encoding septum site-determining protein MinD produces the protein MAEIIVVTSGKGGVGKTTSSASIAIGLAKRGHKTAVIDFDVGLRNLDLIMGCERRVVYDFVNVVHGEATLKQALIKDKRFDNLYVLAASQTRDKDALTKEGVEKVLKDLAADGFDYIVCDSPAGIEKGAFLAMYFADKAVVVVNPEVSSVRDSDRIIGLLDSKTRKAEAGEAVPSHLLLTRYSPARVASGEMLSIADVEEVLGLKALGVIPESSDVLNASNKGEPVILESESEAGQAYDDAVGRLLGEERPLRFTTLEKKGFFSKLFGG
- a CDS encoding sensor histidine kinase, encoding MFGRLSHTRLLRYAGLFTWAMVGVPLVYSQYVPADGGEELASLGARAVWLFACYLGFGACYWWLTRGLGHAAGNWLDRVLLLVLTVFALAVSYFNGSGLGSILLMVAAGVIPWLLPAGSGMVLLLMSQLAVLPIYYNVFRMPLFEALMQSLLYAGFSMFIYVTSLVARQQAQARDEQRRLNAELRATRALLAESARVNERTRISRELHDLLGHHLTALSLNLEVASHMTQGRAQEHVRQANTLARLLLTDVREAVSQLRDASGGIDLAAALRPLADHVPSLDIALEVESPLAIDDPERAHVMLRCTQEIITNAVRHAGARRLRIRVWRESGGLVLEAEDDGQGADGLVPGNGLRGMRERLQQCGGTLDIQTRRGAGFRLRLSIPVSTPAMPAIEGALP
- the minC gene encoding septum site-determining protein MinC, which codes for MRRVPDVALAANDYEQAGELKIGQVGIANLRVRTLDVAQLVREMRERVERAPKLFGRAAVIVDFGGLAQTPDEATARALIDGLREAGVLPVALAYGTRDNDALAERLALPVLAKFRAQYEHAEHADAAPARTAPPPPPREPAPASRAAAKPAAADKPRAPGRVQKTPVRSGQQLYAEGCDLTVLSTVGAGAEVIADGSIHIYGTLRGRALAGAQGNAEARIFCREFHAELVAIAGHYKVLDDIPEKLRGKAVQIWLENDQLKLAALE
- a CDS encoding GNAT family N-acetyltransferase; amino-acid sequence: MSIVIRDVREHELDSVLALNNNAGSAILPLDSARLRDFYENAEYFRVAERDGNLAGFLVGFGSDADHDSSNFAWFKARYPNFFYIDRIVVASRRRGGGVGRAFYADVQSYAELRYPQLCCEVFLDHGADPALLFHGSFGFHEAGQNVMANVDVRASMMTKELCSYPWVHATYGDDLPDLPWVGRPRQSQPRDSRATGT